Within Spinacia oleracea cultivar Varoflay chromosome 4, BTI_SOV_V1, whole genome shotgun sequence, the genomic segment TATATTCCACTTTCCTTTGTACTATTTTCTCTTTTCCATGTACTTTATTCTACTATTCTGTcaaactcaatcatcatttgtattttattctacttttccatgtactatattccatttttcttaaaacccgtgttttGGTCAAACGAGACTATAAATACGGGACGAAAGGAGTATGTATAAAGGCCAAAttacatatacgaagtatttaaaCTCATATAATATCAATCGTTATTTTTACTGAACACTCATACTATTAACCCTTTGATTTGCTAATCAATTGTTATCCGCTACTATTTACTGTCACCCGCTACTTTACCAACTGCTACACGCAACCGCTAGTACCTGTTAATCAATTGCTACACGCAACCGCTAGTTTTGCCGAACAGGATCATATAACAAAAAAGTACTCCATTCGTTCCTAAATATGTGTAGATTGCgtgataattaataaaaatgagaagtgtgtaagaaaaacaatGATTGAGAGTATTTTTTTGGGAAAAGGATAAAGAATATACTCCCACCGTCctatattagttgttacactttcctttttcatccgtcccatattagttgttacacttctaaattaggaatgaccccgcaattattatattgtattTCTCtttccactaattttttttttgttcccaCACCTTCTCTCATTCATTTAAAAAAATACCACACTAACTCTTATCACatatactttttcaataaagtaaCAATTGATAACTAAAAATATCATCtaaaaactttgtgcaaaggtaagtgtaacgacgtagagagatgagagagagagagagaagtcGGTCAGTGGACATCGGTTCGCCGGAAAAAGCCATGGAGAACACCGCCCAAAGCCACAAGAACCTGCTTCATAGACAACCTCCCACCAACCATCACCATCCCTCTACTGGAACAAATATTCAAACCATTCGGCCCCCTAACCAACATCTTCATACCTGCAAAATTAAGAACCAACCGGAAACTGAGATATGCTTTTGTGCAGTTCTTATCACCACCCTCACTCCACCTAGCCATCAACTCCATCAATGGATGGAAATATAACGGCCATATACGGAATGTTTTTGAGGCAAGAAGCGACTGGAGGTATGTCCAAAAACACCAAACCCCAAACCTAGCCACCCTCCACATCCACCCAAACCCAAATATGATCCCGGTTGCGGAACCCAGGCAGTACCCCATCAAAGATACCAGATCATACAAGGAAGCATGCTCGCCCCCTTCACCGCAGAAAAAACCGGAAAAACCTCACGCCATACCCCCCAATGAAACAGACCCCCAACCAGATTGCTTCAAATTCGAACCATGCCCTATGAGGAGAATGAGCTCCAGAGTGCTCGGAGAAGATACCGAAAACATCAGAGATGAACTCAGTGCAGAAAGGTACGAAGAAGAAGACTTGATCAAAATCAAGGGTGTCAAATGTCAAGAGAACAACGAACTATACAGCCGAAGCCTCATAGCAACAGCCAACTCACCTTTGTCATCCAACCAGATTCTAGAACACATACTAGCAGAAGGGGTCAACTCCCTAACCATCAAACCAATGGGAGGCATGCTTCACCTTATCACCTTTGATAACCTAGAGGACAAAAAGGTAATGGTTGAAAGCCAATGGCTTGACCGATGGTTCATGGACTATCGGAACATTAACGATGTATGTGCAGCCAAATGGAAGGAGACATGTATCAGCATATACGGAGTCCCCCTTAGTGGTTGGGGTTACTCCAATTTCTATGATATAGGCTGCGTTTTCGGTAAAGTGTTATCAGTCGATTACAAGAACTTCGATTGCGCAAGAATCCTCATCATCACCGATTGCCTCTTCACTATTAACTGTCAAATGCTCATTGATATTGAAGGAAAAAAAGCAAAGATTTTTGTCTCAGAGGACATCAGAACCAGAACCACCACTGAAAACACCACCCATCAATCACCACCATCCTCGCCGCGCTACCTGGAAAAAAGTGCCTCCGCCGCAATCAATGATGAAGGCAAATCCAATGAATCTCCAACTCCCGAGGTTTCCCAATCTTCCTTGGGAACCACTGGCACATCAGATACACTTCACCCTGTCAATTATGATGCCCCAAATCCCAATTGCTGCATAGAGAAGACCATTAACCATTATTCCAAGTCCAGTCCATCCCCCCTACCCAACTCGACACCCCAAAACCACAACCAAACTCACGAAACCCGCTAGGAACTGACCCCCATCCTCCAAATCGCTCAACCCACAAAAGGCACAAGCCCAATACCAAGCAACACCGGATCCAAACCCCCCACCAGCAACGAGCCCATCAAAAGACCAAAGCCCACCAATCCTCCTCACTAACCGATTCAAACCCCTCATCAGGCCCAATGCTTCAACCTCATCATCCTCGTCGATTTCAGGCCCTATATTTCCACCCGGTTTTGAAACTGAAATACCCATGAACATCAAAGTGTGGCATGAATCAAAAAGAGCTAGGAAGCTGAAAAAGAGGAAATACTCGAAATCTCCTCAGCCAACGTCGAACCAAAACCCAGCCCCCCACCCAGAACTTACCTCCTCGTCCACCTTGGATCTTGCCAAAAAATTAGGTCTCCAATTCGACGGACCTATCTCCGCCCTAAAGTCCAGAATAGACGAAATACTCGCATCCCAAAAATCCAACTGGCTAGCAAATCGCTAATCACCACCAACCACATCATCCAACACCAAAACAACCCAATGATCCTCCTATCATGGAATATTCGAGGCCTAGGGGCAAAAATAAAACGGAGTCACCTCCGAAAACTGATCCAGCGCAACAACCCAGATATGATCTTCGTCCAAGAAACAAAACTTGGAGCCATAAACCCAAAAATCCTCAGCCATATTTGGACCAACAATGATTATGATTGGTCTGCCATCCCCTCCATTGGCCAATCCGGAGGGATACTAACAATGTGGAAAACCGGATTCTTTAACCTGGAATCGACCCATTATGATCAACATTGGACCATTCTATCTGGCGTTATCCCGTCCATCGACCTAAAATGCCACATCATTAACATCTATATCCCCTGCGAACCCGAGGCAAGAGCCCAGGTTTGGGAAAACATCAGTCTCTTTTGGCTTTCCTCCAGGCTACCGTGTTTACTGATCGGCGACTTCAATGAAACACTTGCCCCATCAGACAGAGGTAGTCAGTTTTTTAGTGCTAATAGTTCAAATGCTTTTAAATCTTTCTTGCAGGTTCTCCAACTCATCGAAATTCCCCTATCAAATGGGAAATTCACTTGGCACCGAGGAAATTCCAAGAGCAAGTTAGATAGACTGTTTGTAAGTTCACAGTGGTTCCAATTCTATCCATCACTCAAAGTCTCTGTTTTGAAAAGATCTCTCTCCGATCACTGCCCGCTTTTGGCCCAGACCCGCCAGCAAAACTGGGGTCCCCGCCCGTTCAGATTCTTCAACTGTTGGCTCTCACATCCTGGGTGTTTGGACCTCATAAAGTCATCATGGACCCAATCTTCTCAGCTCCCTATCATGGACAAATTGAAAGCAGTTAAGGAAGGCCTTAAAAAATGGAACGCCACCGAGTTCGGTTCCATCGAAGAAAAAATCTCTAACCTTGAGAACAAGATTCATGAGTACGATGAAATTGCGAACGACAGGATGTTATCACCATGTGAACTGTCGCTTCGTAAAACAGCCCAACTGGAGCTATGGGAATggttaaaaagaaaagaatctTATTGGGCTCAGCAATCGCGAACTCAGTGGCTGAAAGCAGGAGACAAAAACACCAAATACTTCCACACTATTGCAACGATCCGAAAGCGAAAAAACTCAATCGAGCAACTCACTATCAATGGCCAAGTCATTGAATCTCCGAATGACATCAAACAAGAGGCAGTATCCTTTTTCAAGAACATTTTCAAAGAGCCATACACCGAGAGGCcgactttcaggaacttgaaaTTTCGTAAACTAGACGAAGACCAAAAGAACTCCCTAATTGAACCCTTCAGCCACGAAGAAATTAAAGAGGCAGTCGACTCTTGTGACAGCACGAAGGTTCCCGGGCCAGAtggatttaattttaaatttgtgAAAAGTGCGTGGGAAGTCATCAAGGATGACATATATGAAATTGTGAACGAATTTTGGTCTTCTTCCCGTCTCCCCCGTGGCTGCAATAATACTTTCATTACTCTGATCCCTAAAACAGAATCTCCCTCCGGCTTCAAGGACTTCAGGCCCATCAGCATGGTGGGTTGTGTCTACAAAATTGTGACAAAATTGTTGGCTAGACGGCTACAGAGAGTTATGGGCTCCTTGATTAGCCCGCATCAATCCTCCTTCATCAAGGGGAGGCAGATTCTAGATGGAGTACTAGTGGCAAGCGAACTCATTGAGTCGTGTAGAAGGAACAAAGTGGCAGCAACAATTTTAAAGCTTGATTTTCACAAAGCTTTTGACAGCATCTCATGGGGTTTTCTTGACTGGTCTCTTGAAAGTATGAAATTCCCACCCAAGTGGCGAGAATGGATCCGATCATGCGTCATGTCGGCATCGGCGTCAATACTCGTAAACGGGTCCCCAACCACCCCGTTCAAACTCCAAAGAGGCTTGCGCCAAGGAGACCCATTATCTCCTTTTCTCTTCAACCTCGTTGCGGAAACCCTCAACCTTGTCATCTACAAGGCAGTAGACACGCAACTATGGGATGGAATTGAAATATGCAAGGGAGGCCCAAAAATCACCCATCTACAATATGCCGATGACACGATCATTTTTTGCCCTCCAAGCATAGAGAAACTGATGAACATCAAAAAGGCCCTAATTTCTTACCAACTGGTTTCGGGCCTACAGGTGAACTTTCACAAAAGCTCCATAATAGGAGTCAACGTGAGCGACGAATGGCTTGCCTCCACTGCCGCATCTCTCCACTGCAAAGTCGATAAATTCCCAATCACATACCTAGGTCTCCCTATTGGAGGAAATGCAGCAAGATTAAGCCTGTGGGACCCTGTCATAGCAAAAATGGAGAAAAAACTGGCATCATGGAAAGGGAGCCTCCTCTCAATTGGCGGAAGAGCCACACTCATCAAAGCCTCTCTATCTAGTCTCCCGCTCTATTATATGTCCCTATTTCCTATTCCAAAGGGAGTGATTGACAAAATCATAAGACTGCAAAGACAGTTTCTATGGAGCGGGAAATCGGACAAAAAGGCATTACCCCTTGTTGCGTGGAATATAATTCAACTACCTAAAACAATTGGTGGGCTGAATATGGGCAACCTATATCACAAAAATATGGGTCTGCTATTCAAATGGGTTTGGCGTTTTTTCTCAGAACCTGAATCCCTGTGGCGCTCCGAATCCTCGACAAATATGGCTACGGGCCATCTATCACCATCCACGATCTTAAACCACCAACCCATGGTGGGTTATGGCGCTCATTGTGCACCGCCATCCTTTGTCATGAGCCAACAAAGCAACTGATATTAGACAATGTCCGAAGAAAAGTGGGTTGCGGCTCACAAACACTATTCTGGCACGATCTATGGATTGGAACATCACCTCTCAAACAGGTATGCCCGCGACTATTCCGCCATAGCACGACTAAGGATGCATTCATATCATCATTTGGGTTCTGGGATGGAGCTCACTGGTGCTGGAGCTTTTCCTGGAATAGAACACTGCGGCCACAAGACCGACAAGAAAAGGAAATCCTAAGCTCAATATTAGACAGAGTCACCCTCTCACATGATGGCATTGATCAATATATTTGGATGCCAGACAAAAGGGGGACCTTCTCGGTGAAGAGCTTCGGGCTCGAACTTGCAAAAAGGACGAACATGAGTAATCTCCCAACATTTAAAGGGCTGTGGGCTGGCCTCATCCCATTCAGAATCGAGATGTTCTCTTGGTTCGCCCTCTTGGGCAAACTAAACACCAAGTCAAAGCTGATAAACCTGGGTTTAATACCCCCTTCAGAAAGTCTATGTGTCCTCTGCGAATCCTACCAGGAATGCCATAACCATCTGCTCCTCCAATGCGACTTTGCCGACACTTTATGGAAATGGTGGCTGAACCTATGGGGCATCAAGTGGGTACTTCCATCCACAATTAAACTGGCATATGAACAATGGCAGCATCCGAACCATGGGAACTTCTTCAAGAAGGTATGGAAGGCCGCTTTCTTCATCATAATATGGTCAATATGGAAGGAACGTAACATGAGAATTTTCGAACAAAAGGCAAGTCCGCCTTGTGACATCCAGAACCTCATCTTACTAAGGATTAGTTGGTGGATCAAAGGATGGGGAGACCCTTTCCCATATTGCTCCGATGACATCCTCCGTAACCCGCAATGTCTGAAATGGCGAGGCATTACCACCAAGCTCTTTCGACCAGAACACAAACAGTGTGATTGGCTACCCCCTCCAAACGGGTCTCTGAAATGGAATGTCGACGCCTCGCTCAAAACCTCCTTGCCTAAGTCAGCTATTGGTGGAGTTTTGAGAGATATCAATGGAAATTTCAGATGCTTATTCTCAACCCCAATACCCACCATGGAAATCAAT encodes:
- the LOC130471915 gene encoding uncharacterized protein — its product is MSEEKWVAAHKHYSGTIYGLEHHLSNRTLRPQDRQEKEILSSILDRVTLSHDGIDQYIWMPDKRGTFSVKSFGLELAKRTNMSNLPTFKGLWAGLIPFRIEMFSWFALLGKLNTKSKLINLGLIPPSESLCVLCESYQECHNHLLLQCDFADTLWKWWLNLWGIKWVLPSTIKLAYEQWQHPNHGNFFKKVWKAAFFIIIWSIWKERNMRIFEQKASPPCDIQNLILLRISWWIKGWGDPFPYCSDDILRNPQCLKWRGITTKLFRPEHKQCDWLPPPNGSLKWNVDASLKTSLPKSAIGGVLRDINGNFRCLFSTPIPTMEINNAEVLAIHRAIKISKGSDRLSQCKLTIESDSANAVKWCNESNGGPWNLNFILNFIRNSSKEGLGIEIIYKGRESNFVADSLAKQGLVKEDEFLAWM